From Myxococcota bacterium, one genomic window encodes:
- a CDS encoding carboxymuconolactone decarboxylase family protein, producing MTDYQDRQNWDLPSWPAMYDKLKELQVMIAASPPGPALNLMTFTISSLASGCRHCQAHGAYGLDQMGVPLEKIQALWEFETSDLFDDRERAALRLGLAAGVSPSAVTPGHHADVRKHFSDAEARTLIGVIALGGFMNRYNDTLATVTDTESRDWAQLNLADLGWTIGKHTGGEEEQRAAPPKLGAPPAE from the coding sequence ATGACCGACTACCAGGACCGACAGAACTGGGATCTTCCCAGCTGGCCCGCGATGTACGACAAGCTGAAGGAGCTTCAGGTGATGATCGCGGCCAGCCCACCCGGGCCGGCGCTCAATCTGATGACTTTCACGATCTCCAGCCTCGCCTCGGGCTGTCGACACTGTCAGGCGCATGGCGCCTACGGGCTCGACCAGATGGGGGTACCGCTCGAGAAGATCCAGGCGCTCTGGGAATTCGAGACCTCCGATCTCTTCGACGATCGGGAGCGAGCGGCGCTCCGACTCGGTCTCGCCGCCGGGGTCTCTCCCAGCGCGGTGACCCCCGGGCACCACGCGGACGTGCGCAAGCACTTCTCGGATGCGGAAGCGCGGACACTGATTGGCGTGATCGCGCTGGGCGGCTTCATGAACCGCTACAACGACACACTCGCGACGGTCACCGACACCGAGTCGCGCGATTGGGCGCAGCTGAACCTCGCGGATCTCGGTTGGACCATCGGCAAACACACAGGCGGTGAGGAAGAGCAACGCGCGGCGCCTCCCAAGCTGGGCGCACCCCCCGCCGAGTAG
- a CDS encoding TetR/AcrR family transcriptional regulator, whose amino-acid sequence MSRVERRRASTRARIVEAAERLMRDRGVEAVTIQDITEAADVGHGTFYLHFKTKADVLQPVIAHLSEQVHAQVDRAARGAEDPALRMALGFRILLRAISEDPLWSWYAHSGRSFSELIAGMGTPPLDDVRRGLESGRYVVADLSTAWSFIDGALIGVITSLGAGMNVDTVAETTVELVLRALGIPADEAAQIAREPLELH is encoded by the coding sequence ATGTCGCGAGTCGAGCGCCGACGGGCTTCCACCCGGGCGCGGATCGTCGAGGCAGCCGAACGACTGATGCGGGACCGCGGGGTGGAGGCGGTGACCATCCAGGACATCACCGAGGCCGCCGACGTCGGGCACGGCACCTTCTACCTCCACTTCAAGACGAAGGCCGACGTGCTGCAGCCGGTGATCGCGCACCTGTCGGAACAGGTGCACGCGCAGGTCGACCGAGCTGCGCGCGGGGCGGAGGATCCTGCGCTTCGCATGGCTTTGGGCTTTCGCATCTTGTTGCGAGCCATCAGCGAAGACCCGCTCTGGAGCTGGTACGCCCACTCGGGCAGGTCGTTCAGTGAGCTGATCGCGGGCATGGGGACGCCGCCTCTCGACGACGTGCGCCGCGGGCTGGAGAGCGGCCGATACGTTGTCGCCGATCTGTCCACCGCGTGGAGCTTCATCGACGGCGCCTTGATCGGAGTGATCACGTCGCTCGGCGCGGGCATGAACGTCGACACCGTCGCAGAAACCACCGTGGAGTTGGTTCTGCGGGCGCTTGGCATCCCTGCAGACGAAGCGGCGCAGATCGCGCGCGAACCGTTGGAGCTTCACTAG
- a CDS encoding carboxymuconolactone decarboxylase family protein, translated as MTTSRVPLLSSEEAKRAAAEVELFELKANFSIYRVLLRQPLVAKRLSDLTDVLVGASHIDARLRELLIMRLGWANRGVYEWSQHWKIALLHDGIEKSDLLAIRDWEVHDHWSPRDRAAFRATDETLEHGVLSKETWSEVAQHFPTHEERIELVTIISCWKMLSDIMKTLEVPLDEGVEPWLPDGLEPPGPQL; from the coding sequence ATGACGACATCTCGCGTTCCTCTCCTGTCGAGCGAAGAAGCCAAGCGAGCCGCCGCTGAAGTCGAGCTCTTCGAACTCAAGGCGAACTTCTCGATCTATCGCGTGCTGCTGCGTCAACCCCTGGTCGCGAAGCGACTCAGCGACCTGACCGATGTCCTCGTGGGAGCGTCGCACATCGATGCACGGCTTCGGGAACTGCTCATCATGCGCCTCGGTTGGGCGAATCGCGGCGTCTACGAGTGGTCGCAGCACTGGAAGATCGCACTGCTCCACGATGGCATCGAGAAGAGTGACCTGCTCGCCATCCGGGACTGGGAAGTGCACGACCACTGGTCTCCGCGGGATCGCGCCGCCTTTCGCGCTACGGACGAAACGCTCGAGCACGGTGTCCTCTCGAAAGAGACCTGGAGCGAAGTGGCGCAGCATTTCCCGACTCATGAGGAACGGATCGAGCTCGTCACGATCATCTCCTGCTGGAAGATGCTCTCCGACATCATGAAGACCCTCGAGGTGCCCCTCGACGAAGGCGTCGAGCCCTGGCTGCCGGACGGGCTCGAACCTCCGGGGCCGCAGCTGTGA
- a CDS encoding flavin reductase family protein, translating into MDPAALRRTFACFPSGVAAVCAIAPQGPVGLLVSSFTSVSLEPPLASICIMNDSSRWSQLRSAARLGLSFLADGQQRVCEQLSASPEHGFAGLEISTTSEGAVLLRDATAWLDCSLHQEVDAGDHTLVLLRIEALRARPALAPLVFHNSQFHRLASL; encoded by the coding sequence GTGGATCCTGCGGCGCTGCGGCGCACGTTTGCGTGCTTTCCGAGTGGCGTCGCAGCGGTGTGCGCGATCGCGCCGCAGGGCCCGGTCGGGCTCCTGGTCAGCTCCTTCACTTCGGTTTCTCTGGAGCCGCCGCTGGCGTCGATCTGCATCATGAACGACTCGAGCCGCTGGTCGCAGTTGCGCAGTGCGGCGCGGCTGGGCCTGAGCTTCCTCGCCGATGGTCAGCAGCGGGTCTGCGAGCAGCTCTCGGCATCGCCGGAGCACGGGTTCGCTGGGCTGGAGATCAGCACCACTTCGGAGGGTGCGGTGCTCCTGCGCGACGCGACGGCGTGGCTGGATTGCTCGCTTCACCAGGAGGTCGACGCCGGCGACCACACCCTCGTGCTGCTGCGGATCGAAGCGCTTCGCGCCCGTCCCGCACTGGCTCCGCTGGTCTTCCACAATTCGCAGTTCCATCGGCTGGCGTCCCTGTGA
- a CDS encoding SRPBCC family protein, producing MAEASITHEFSVSADTLWELIGDFGDMEKWAGPGAGSCTSDGEGLGALRTLTLPGGREVVDRLEAEGHRTYSYSIVRSTLPFVSYRATMAVEELGQGRCSLSWSGEFEPKGIGEAEAVATAESMYRYGIRLMEQTLAQR from the coding sequence GTGGCCGAAGCAAGCATCACGCACGAGTTCAGCGTCTCCGCCGACACACTCTGGGAGCTGATCGGCGATTTCGGAGACATGGAGAAGTGGGCCGGCCCTGGAGCGGGAAGCTGCACGTCCGACGGCGAAGGTCTCGGGGCCCTACGAACTCTCACCCTTCCAGGCGGCCGCGAAGTCGTCGATCGCTTGGAAGCCGAGGGACACCGGACCTATTCGTACTCCATCGTCCGTTCAACCCTTCCCTTCGTGAGCTATCGGGCGACGATGGCAGTAGAGGAACTAGGCCAGGGCCGCTGCAGCCTCAGCTGGTCAGGCGAGTTCGAGCCGAAAGGGATCGGCGAGGCCGAGGCCGTAGCGACCGCGGAGAGCATGTATCGATACGGAATCAGATTGATGGAGCAGACACTCGCGCAACGATGA
- a CDS encoding TetR/AcrR family transcriptional regulator — protein MPKPQTPSGKRRSEKERAWQRARQPHQKAERREAILAAATELLDEAGIDGATLSAITRRAGLSKGNLYRYFESREAVLMALTLGEVERWSRALVERLEPIADPGDVEAVADVFSRTTAANPRLCVLFSALTSVLERNVSAEAVIAFKRTIPRLLLAPSTAVRDALPGLSASQARSFVLYFALFVAGTWPAANPEPAVAKLLSRKGFESLRVDFERTNYEHARALLDGLLARRR, from the coding sequence ATGCCGAAGCCGCAGACACCCTCAGGGAAGCGCCGTTCGGAGAAGGAAAGGGCGTGGCAGCGCGCGCGTCAGCCTCACCAGAAGGCGGAGCGTCGCGAGGCCATCTTGGCGGCGGCCACGGAGCTGCTCGACGAAGCCGGAATCGATGGCGCGACACTTTCCGCCATCACGCGTCGAGCCGGGCTGTCCAAAGGCAACCTCTATCGATACTTCGAGAGCAGAGAAGCCGTATTGATGGCTCTCACCCTTGGTGAGGTCGAGAGGTGGTCTCGCGCGCTCGTGGAACGGCTCGAACCCATCGCCGATCCAGGAGACGTGGAGGCCGTTGCCGACGTGTTCTCACGAACGACGGCAGCGAACCCGCGCCTTTGCGTTCTCTTCTCGGCGCTTACCTCTGTACTCGAGAGAAACGTGTCTGCGGAGGCGGTGATCGCATTCAAGCGCACGATTCCGCGGCTCCTGCTTGCTCCTTCAACCGCAGTACGCGACGCACTTCCTGGACTGAGCGCATCTCAAGCGCGTTCGTTCGTTCTGTATTTCGCGCTGTTCGTCGCGGGAACATGGCCTGCCGCCAATCCTGAGCCCGCGGTCGCGAAGTTGCTTTCGCGCAAGGGCTTCGAGTCACTCCGAGTCGACTTCGAGCGCACCAACTATGAGCATGCTCGCGCGCTGCTCGACGGACTGTTGGCCAGGCGCCGCTAA
- a CDS encoding PaaI family thioesterase: MIKRQLVQSVCEEVTQIPLNPNFKEDLEAFVLQMPIVRFIQLTFVTVKHGMVEISIPYRDELSFTAGSFQAGPIGMLMDIAACGAVGTTLPAGWAFSTIDFTTKIVAPATGERFLARGHVVSSGKTVSVGEADVFAVREGRETLCATGLVTTRNFEVTPSPTPPDALGT, encoded by the coding sequence ATGATCAAGCGTCAACTCGTTCAATCGGTGTGTGAAGAAGTGACACAGATTCCGCTGAACCCGAACTTCAAGGAAGACCTCGAGGCCTTCGTGCTCCAGATGCCGATCGTCAGGTTCATTCAGCTGACGTTCGTGACGGTGAAGCACGGAATGGTAGAGATCTCGATTCCCTACCGAGACGAACTCTCGTTCACTGCGGGGTCATTTCAGGCGGGCCCGATCGGTATGTTGATGGACATCGCCGCCTGCGGCGCCGTCGGAACGACGCTCCCTGCTGGTTGGGCCTTCTCCACGATTGATTTCACGACCAAGATCGTTGCGCCTGCAACCGGCGAACGGTTTCTTGCGCGCGGGCACGTGGTGTCCTCGGGCAAGACCGTGTCGGTCGGCGAAGCCGACGTATTCGCGGTGAGGGAGGGGCGAGAGACGTTGTGCGCGACGGGGTTGGTTACGACCAGGAACTTCGAAGTGACTCCGTCCCCGACACCGCCAGACGCTCTGGGAACATGA
- a CDS encoding limonene-1,2-epoxide hydrolase family protein — MTDKTPFDIAKESAAGLARENVALIECFFEALGHDMETLRSLFTPDALYRDEPKKHAWDAIGPEGIAKKLGILAWVGVSGVRADVKTVVAQDHCVMTERDEEWRFETGEVGTIGITTVHKITDGKISYWNDYYDIETAREFLPAAWLKEVDELLKQAEL, encoded by the coding sequence ATGACCGACAAGACACCCTTCGATATTGCCAAAGAGAGCGCTGCTGGCTTAGCACGAGAGAATGTCGCGTTGATCGAGTGTTTCTTCGAAGCCCTTGGACACGACATGGAAACACTTCGCAGCCTGTTCACACCGGATGCGCTGTACCGAGACGAACCCAAGAAGCATGCTTGGGACGCAATCGGACCCGAAGGCATTGCGAAGAAACTGGGCATACTCGCATGGGTTGGCGTTAGCGGAGTTCGTGCGGATGTGAAGACCGTTGTGGCTCAAGACCATTGCGTCATGACAGAGCGAGATGAAGAATGGCGCTTCGAAACTGGAGAGGTTGGGACCATCGGGATCACCACCGTCCACAAGATCACGGATGGAAAGATCTCCTACTGGAACGATTACTACGACATAGAAACCGCGAGAGAGTTTCTTCCCGCCGCTTGGCTGAAAGAGGTGGATGAACTTCTCAAGCAGGCAGAATTGTGA
- a CDS encoding cupin domain-containing protein: MDITNVLDLLGKHPEGTFLEFSPFNGKSFGTCDITGVHPGWEMHPDTDEFFFVLEGMVEITLLEGDAPPQLYTAKPGTSFVVPRGVWHKPGAPSGAKFIHYTPGQSLESMSEDPRRDDGR; encoded by the coding sequence ATGGACATCACCAACGTCCTCGACCTGCTGGGTAAGCACCCCGAGGGCACCTTCCTCGAGTTCTCGCCCTTCAATGGCAAGAGCTTCGGCACCTGCGACATCACCGGGGTCCACCCGGGCTGGGAGATGCATCCCGATACGGACGAGTTCTTCTTCGTCCTCGAGGGCATGGTCGAGATCACGCTCCTAGAGGGCGATGCCCCGCCGCAGCTCTACACGGCAAAGCCAGGAACCTCCTTCGTCGTGCCGCGAGGGGTCTGGCACAAGCCGGGCGCGCCGTCGGGCGCGAAGTTCATCCACTACACGCCAGGTCAGTCGCTCGAATCGATGAGCGAGGACCCGCGACGAGACGACGGCCGCTGA